The following DNA comes from Anopheles arabiensis isolate DONGOLA chromosome 3, AaraD3, whole genome shotgun sequence.
TCGGATTTGTCGGAAAAGCTGAAGCAGGATCTTGCTCACAGCCTCACGCAGGCGCTGACGGTGCAGGACCTGCCCGAAATTACCCAAACGGTGTTGAATTTGGCGGAATTTATGGAGCACTGCGAAAGCTACCCGCTGAAGATCGACTCGAAGATACTGGGCGAACGAGCCATGGAGTGCCGTGCTTACGCGAAAGCGCTGCACTACAAAGAGGACGAATTTCACCGGACAGACGATCCGCCCCAGTCGCTGTTCGAGTCACTGATCCTGATCAACAACAAACTGCAGCAGAAGGAAGCGGCTGAAGGGCTGCTGGAGTATGCCGGCCGCCATCGGTCCAGCGCCGAGGAGATGAAGGTGCAAGTGCGCTGGTACGAAAAGCTGCACAGCTGGGAACAGGCGCGGTCACTGTACTCGGAAAAGCTGAAGAGCAATCCGAACGATTTGGAGTCACGGCTCGGTGAGATGCGCTGCCTGGAAGCGTTGGGCGAGTGGTCGGCATTGAATGCTGTCACCACGCAGAACTGGGATGCGCTCGGCTCGGAGGGACAGAGCAAGGCCGGTCGGCTGGCAGCAGCTGCCGCCTGGGGTCTGCAGGACTGGGATGGGATGCATCGGTTCGTGCGCTGCATTCCGGAGGACACGCAGGACGGAGCATTCTATCGCGCCGTGCTGGCCGTGCATAATGAGCAATACGCGTTGGCGCAAAGTTTGATCGATTCGACGCGTGATCTGCTGGACACGGAGCTGACAGCAATGGCGGGCGAGTCGTACGAGCGTGCGTACGGTGCGATGGTATGCGTGCAGATGCTTGCCGAGCTGGAGGAAGTGATCCAGTACAAGCTGATCCCGGAACGGCGCGAGACGATCAAGTCGATGTGGTGGGACCGCCTGCTCGGTGGCCAGCGGCTGGTTGAGGACTGGCAGCGCGTCATACAGGTGCACTCGCTGGTACTGTCGCCCAAGGAGGACATTCGTACGTGGCTGAAGTTTGCGTCGCTCTGTCGCAAGAATGGATCCTTAAAGTTGTCGGAGAAGACACTCACCATGCTGCTCGAGTACGATCCGATGGAGAATCTGAGCGAACCGCTTCCAATTGACAAACCGCACGTCACCTTCGCCTACACAAAGCACCTGCATATGGCGGGGTACACGAAAGAGGCTTACGACCACCTAAACCGGTTTGTCGCGTCGTTCAGTCCGCAGGCGTTTACCGCCAGCAGTGGTGCGGGCGGGCAGGATGACTTGAAGGATGAAAATAGACGCCTGTTGGCGCGATGCTTCCTGAAGCTGGGCATGTGGCAGAGTAGTTCCACCGGCGGAAACCTGGTGAAGGACCACCTCATCAATGGCATCCTGGTGTGCTACAGCCGGGCAACGAAGCACGATCCGAACTGGTACAAAGCGTGGCACAACTGGGCGTACATGAACTTTGAAGTGGTGCAGGcgaagaagcagcaggaagAATACACCAAAAATCCGGGCAGCGCGGCAGAGCGAAACTTGATAAAGCATTACGCCGTGCCGGCCGTCCGGGGCTTCTTCCAGTCGATCAACCTCTCGCAGGGGAATTCGCTGCAGGACACGCTGCGCCTGCTAACGCTCTGGTTCGATCATGCCCAGTACGAGGAGGTGTACGAAGCGCTCGTCGAAGGAATGCGTGTGATCGACAAAAACACGTGGCTGCAGGTGATCCCGCAGCTGATCGCACGCATCGATACGCCGCGCAATCTTGTCGGCCAGCTGATCAACTATCTGCTGACGGAGATCGGTAAAACTCACCCGCAAGCGCTCGTGTATCCGCTTACGGTGGCGTCGAAATCGGCGCCGGGCACGCGTAAGCAGGCGGCGCACAAAATCCTCAACAACATGTGCGAACATTCGAACACGCTGGTCAATCAGGTACTGCTGATCAGTGAGGAGCTGATTCGGGTGGCCATCCTTTGGCACGAGCAGTGGCACGAAGGCTTGGAGGAAGCGTCCCGGCTGTACTTTGGCGAGCAGAATGTGGAAGGCATGTTTGCGACGCTGGAACCGTTGCACGCCATGCTGCAGCGGGGACCGCAAACGTTGAAGGAATCATCCTTCAACCAGGCGTACGGACGTGACTTGACCGAGGCACAGGAATGGTGCAAACATTATAAGGTAAATTTGATCGATCTCCTTCGTCACGCGTGTGTTGGATGTCTTTTACAACGTTTCGCATGTTTCTTCTTTGCAGAACTCTAAAAATACACGAGATTTGAATCAAGCATGGGACCTGTACTACCACGTGTTCCGGCGCATTTCGCGCCAGCTCGTTCAGCTCACCTCCCTGGAGCTGCAGTATGTCAGTCCGAAGCTGCTGGCATGTCGCAACCTTGAGCTGGCAGTCCCAGGCAGCTACACGCCCGGTCAACAGCTGATCTGCATCGCCAGCATCGAGACGAACCTGACGATCATCAGCTCGAAGCAACGTCCTAGGAAGCTGTGCATCCGCGGGTCGAATGGTAAAAACTACATGTTCCTGCTGAAAGGCCACGAAGATTTGCGCCAAGATGAGCGAGTGATGCAGCTGTTCGGGCTGGTCAACACACTGCTGCTGAATGATCGTGACACGTTCCGGCGCAATCTAACCATTCAACGGTATGCGGTGATCCCGCTGAGCACCAACTCGGGTCTGATCGGTTGGGTGCCCCACTGTGACACGCTGCACAAGCTGATCCGGGACTATCGCGATTCGAAGAAAACGATGCTAAACATCGAGCATAGGATCATGCTGCGAATGGCACCGGACTACGATCATCTCACGGTGATGCAGAAGGTGGAGGTGTTTGAGCATGCGCTTGACCAAACGAAAGGAGACGATCTGGCGAAGCTGCTCTGGCTGAAAAGCCCTTCGTCGGAGCAGTGGTTTGATCGGCGCACGAACTACATCCGCTCCCTTGCGGTCATGTCGATGGTGGGCTACATTTTGGGTCTCGGAGATCGCCATCCTTCCAATCTGATGCTGGATAGGCTGAGTGGAAAAATTCTTCACATCGATTTCGGCGATTGCTTCGAGGTAGGTAGAATTGGGTCGGGGATCATTTTTAGAGTGCTGAACATACCTTTTCCTTCCTCTTTCGCAGGTGGCAATGACGCGAGAAAAGTTCCCGGAGAAAATACCCTTCCGCTTGACGCGCATGCTGATCAACGCGATGGAGGTGACCGGCATCGAAGGAACGTATCGCCGCACGTGCGAGAGCGTAATGAACGTGCTGCGCCGTAACAAGGACAGTCTTATGGCGGTACTGGAAGCGTTCGTGTACGATCCGCTGCTCAACTGGCGCCTGCTAGATTCGGACCGATTGCGTCGTTCAAAGAACGCCGGTGACATGGACAGCGTGTCGGGCAGCATGCACGAAGACTCTCTGCTGAGCTACAATGCCAGACGCGATGCTCGGTTGAATGAGCTGAATGCAACGACGGGACCGGCCGCCGGAGGTCAACCGTCGGCTACCGTGAATGTTCCTTCCAGTGGTACGACGGCCGCCATTCCCGTACCGAGCGCATCCGGTGCTGCTGTACCACCAGGAGGTGATGCGCCCGATGGTAACTACCCCGCGATGCAGAATCCCGTCGACGTAACCAATAAGAAGGCACGTGCAATTGTCGATCGAGTGAAGGACAAGCTGACCGGTAAAGATTTCGGCAAAGCAGAACCAGTCGCCGTCAACAGACAGATCGATCTGCTGATCCAGCAGGCAACCAGCAACGAAAATCTGTGCCAGTGCTATATCGGCTGGTGTCCGTTTTGGTAAAGGAGTTTTGGTTGGTGTGTGGTTTTGAACATGTTGTTGCCCGCTTGCAATGCTTTTCTACACGTGTGCGCGCCTACGCTGCTGCACCATCGTCATAAATATGTCGTTCCTGTATTGTCCTTTGAATTGTAAATATTGGTGTCCCATGGGATTATGTTTAATGTGTATGCCCCGTATATAATGATTAATTAACCTTGTGTTTAAGCGTTCGCGTCATACGCTTCTGGTTTCAGTGATGTCGACACTACTACTTACTTTTGCTTACCCTTCCCTTTCTTATCGGATTAATATTGTACAATGATGCAAAAACATGGATgaaaaacagcaaataaaaactaaatccGGTGATCGTTAAAGTCGTCACACAACACAGGCGCATCACtcgtgaaaaagaaaagaaaatgtatttcGGGATACCATAATTAGGATGCATTTATACAACCGGGTGCGATTTTAACGACGCTCTTGTCGACGTTCACGGTGGTCGCGCTCACGACGATCATACTCTCGATCATGATCCTTGTACTGCTCACGATTTCGGTTCGGAACGCGTTCACGCTCGCGCTCGCGttctctctcgcgctctctGTCTTGaccacgatcacgatcacgttCACGGTCACGGTCACGTTCACGGTCACGGTCAAGTCCACGATCACGGCCACGATCACGGTCTCGTTCTTGATCACGGTCCCGCTCACGACGATAATACACATCCTGTTCGGGGGGCTCTTCACGGTGTTGTCTAGCGTGTTTCTCTCGGCTACGATCATAATCTGTATCCTCATCTCGACGCCGCTGGGGACGATCTTCATGCTCGTTAGGATATCTTCCGGCGGTGTGTTTTTCATGTCGTCTTGAGcccttttcttttcgattatcttcttcctcctcttcatcTTCCTCCTGCGCTCTCTTTCtatgcttttctttcttgtcTGCGCGATCATCCCGTTtgtgttttgtctttttgtcGGATTGCTTCTGCTTTTCCGACTTCTTTTTCTTGGACATGCTTTCCTTCTCCTTgttcttccttcttttccgTTTGCTTGCTTCCTTTTCCGACTCTGAGCTGCTGCTATCCGAGTCAGAATCGCTGGACGAAGAAGAGGACGAGTCCGACGATGTGctatcggaatcggaatccgAGCTGCTGGAATCCGAGTCACTCGAGCCGCTTGACGCGACCGGGGCCGGCAGCGGCTGAACGACGGGTTTCGGGGCGTGCTTCAAAAACTCGCGCAACTCATCCGTCAGCCCGCCGAGCCCGATCGAGGTGAAGTAATTGATCGCAAAGCGCGTATTTTTCGGATTGTCTCTTGGAAACAGGCCCGAAAATGGTTCCTGCAGCGTTGGATCTTTCAGCCGAGCGTTCAGCTTGAACAGGCCCATGTACTCGGCGAGCTCTTGGAACAGAATCTTGATGAAAATGCGGCTCGAGCTAGTGGTGTCCTCTTCGTTCAGACGAATGCACTGCAGCACATCCCAGCCGATGGAGTCGGTAAACAGCAGGTGTGCGAAGAATTTACTCACATTGCGCAGCCTGTTCGTATCCAATCGATGCGTCGTGGTGTACGTGTCGTGAAAGATCTGCTCGAACGGGGCGATGTAGATCTTGTTTATCATGCAGAATCTTTGCGCCAGCAGACCGTAAAACTTTTCGTACGTCCGTTGCTCGGCACAGCAGTCGAGGAACATGTGGCACAGCTCCTGTTCCTGTCCTGGCTTCAGCTCCATCTTCATCAGCTTGTGTGCGCACTCCTCGTAATCGAGACTGGAGTGAATCGTCAGGTAGATGGTTCGTCGCAAAGCGATCAGATTGGTCTCCGTGTTGTCGATGATGGTATCCTGCTTCTGTTTGGCATTATCCCCGTCGTCCGAGTCACTGTCgccttcgtcgtcgtcggaatCATCGCTATCGCCGCTCGACGAGTCGCCACTCTTATCGCCATCCTCGTCGTCCTCTGCATCGCTGCCAAGAATTTCCCTGCTGATTTCTTTATACTTCGTTTCGTTGATCTCATACTCCGGATCCACCTTAAACACGTctgcaaagaaaaaaccaaaccaaattaGACAATGCGCACCTCCGTCGGCAGTAAGAAGAACAGATTGCTTACTCAGTATGTCCTGCGTGTCGGTTGCTTCGTCCAGCATGATCAGATGAGTGAACTGATCGTCTTCCTCCACCAGTTCCAGCGCATCGATGACAGCGACGTGGTCTTTGAACCCATCCTTACGAATTTGAAACACCACTTCGATCATGTACTGCACGCGTTTGTCCAGTTTGCCCTCATGCAGGATGTTTTTAAGCATTTCGAAAATCGCATTGATGCCTTTCCCCGACACTTCCGTCAGCTTTTGGCCGACCTCCTTCAGGAACGCGATCGCAACCTCCACCGAATCGTCGGTAGGATTTTCCACCAGCAGCGTTAAAATCTCGAGCGCCAGAATCTCGTGAGCCACGCGCTGGTTGACCAGGTGCGCCACAAAGCGCGATGCCGACAGACAGATGGACTTGTCATTGCGCCGGAAGCCACGCTTGAACTGGATGACCAgccgatgcagcagcagctcgccgATGTTTGGGAACTTGGAGTTTATGATGGCTACCAGTGCGGCGTACACGTGCGTGAAGGTCGGCGAAGCAGCTTGCGCTTGGACGATCGAGCGACACAGCAACCCGCGGCCACGGATTATGTTTTCGCGCAGCAGCTCGCGCGTAATCACGCCAATGTTGTCCACGTTCACCTTATTGATGAAGCCGTGGATGGACTTTTTCAGCGCTTCCCACGAGATGCGCTGATAGGCTGCCGATGATTTGTCCGTGATTTCTGCCTGCATCATGCGCAGCTTCGCCGGTGGAATGTACGCTCCTCCCGTTTTGGACGTGAGCAAATCGACCGTTTTGCGGATGGCAGGTTTTTCGTTCCGCAGCAGCGATTCATCGCCCTCCTCCTTGCGTTCAGGTTTGTTGCGATTTTCATTGTCTCTGCCAGCATCCTCCCGCCGCCTGTGTGCGTCGTTGTCTCTGCGGCTATTGCGGTGGCGATCACGCGAACGAGATCTTGACCGGGAGCGGGAATAGGATCGGCCACGTGAATCGGAACGAGACCGTCCACGTCGTCGGTTTCCTCTACGGCGCCGGGATCGACTGCGGGACCGAGACCTGGAACGGGATCTGGACCGTGACGGCGTTCGCCGTCGGGAACGGCTGCGGTGATGCCGCTCATGCCTTCTGCTGCGGGAGTCTTGCTTTCTGTCCACATCCAAGTACGAGCGGGAGCGTGACCGAGAGCAAGACCGATCAGAGGGCAGTTCGCCTTCCTCTATCGGGTCCTTCCGCCGGGTGACGACCGATTTCAAACGATTTGCTGGCGGGCTAGCGCTTCTTGACGCACGCACTTCGTCCGCTTTCGTAGGCGGTGCTTCATCATCCTTTTCCTTCACCGGTTCGTCCGCTGGTTTCGTCACGGGGTTTTCTTCGATATCGGGCATTGCAAGATGAATCACTTTTATCACTCGTACAGCTTAAAATCTGTGAAAAATGCAgaaattttcactttttcgcAGTAAATTCACGCGTAAACAAACCGATTACCGTCCTTTTCCTCgcgcttcttcttcctccagTCACGAGTGCTGTCAGATAACTTTGACAATTGGAAAATGTCATGATTTCACTCGATTTCATCGGGATAttaccaataaattaaatgaataatttgatttctgtgtgttttttaggTCGAGTAATATTTTACCGAATTGTGTATTACgctaattaaatcaaaatgtAACTTGtcttatttgcaaaaaaaaagcaaaggaaaggatATTCGTTATCGTTACTGGCAACACTGCACGGCACGACAGAACGCAGTTAATTTGTAAACAACTTTCGGTGCATGCAAGCAAAACGTGCTCCGCCGTACATTGCGATGGCTGAGGAAAAGTTTGTTTTACCATCGCCCAGGTTTCAGGACGAGGTGAAAAAGGGTCTGGACAGCTTTAGTCGGCATTTGAATCCACATTTCTCTACGCCCAATGGAATGTTGCTACCGAGTAGCAAACAACCGCCTCCGATGTTCGGACCACGTGGTTCCACCGTTCCGGCCCAGTTTCTGAACAATCCGCGAAAACGGCCAGCGTCCGGTCCGCACAGGTATCCCGGTCCGGGTACCTATCGCCAGAACCAACCAGGGGGAATCAACCAGAACCAACGAAACAATCAGGGGGCAGGGTTCAAAAACAAAGCCGGAGGGCCAAACCATCGATCACCTCGACCACCGAACAATGGACTGGAGAAGGACGTGAAACCCGAACTGTTAGTTTTAGATTGGAAGTTGTGGTGTGAAGGGTGCGACGTGAACTGCCGATCAGAGGAAGAGTTCGAGCAACACAAGGCCAACCATGCACCGTGCACCGTGCCCGGGTGTACGTTTGTCGGCCATCCGATGATCATGAAGCGACACGGTCGACAAGTGCACAGCGATGGCGGTTGTACGAAGGACACCATCGGACCGTCAGCGGAGGAGATAGAGCAGTGGAAGGAGGAGCGCCGGAAACGGTATCCCACGAAGCAGAACGTGATCTTACGCCAGCAGGCACAGGAAGCTCGGTTTAATCGGGGTGAACGTATCGAGGAAAAGAAGGACCGTTTTCCCAAGCGCAATGCGCCGGTGAATGACGACTCTAGCATGAATGGTCCAAACACGACACCGAACGGACGGAATGCAAATCGTTCAAAGCGCAAAAGACGCGCAAAGAAACCTGCCTTCGTCGCACctgtagaagaaaaaacattagACAGAATACCGTTCAAGGGCACTTCGTCGTTGAAAGATTATAAAGACCCACCCAAAAACGCACTGTCAATGCTGGGAGACTATGGCACAGATACAGATTCTTCCTGCGACGAAGAAGAGCAAGCAAGTCCGGTAGTTGCGCAAAAGAAGTCGCTAGAAGTTTCGTCCGTAGAGGAACCCACTCAGAAGCCGGAATGTACACTCAGTGAGGGGGAGATTGAAGACGATGGTGACGATGCACCCAGCACAAGTTCGGCCCCAGCCGCGCAACCAGTGCTTGCTCCGAATGAATCACAAAGCAAAGGTGCAGTAAAGCAGTCGATTACCACAGCTTCAAAAAGTGTCGACTGCGCCGTCCCAGGTGGTAGCTCTTCAACCGTTGTGAAGCATCCGCCCAAACAGCAGAACAAACCGACACGACAAAACAACTTCAAAGACAAACGGGCTAGGAACCCGAACAGACCATTGTTAGACTATTCGAAGCTCCGACGGTCCAATCAGAATACCATGTTGGAGAAGCTGCTCGATGCCGACATACGCCACGAGCGGaatgtgctgctgcagtgcgTGAGGTACGTTCTGGTGAACAAATTTTTCGGCATTGGACAGCCGAAAGAGGTGAAAGCATCCGTTGCAATTGTGACCGAAGAAGCAAGTGTTCCAGTTGAAGAGGTCAcggaagaaacgactgttccaGTTGTAACATTGAACGAAGAAGCAAATCTTCCAGTTGTGACAATTACCGAAGAAGTAAATGTACCAGTTGTTGCAGTAGCCGACGAAGCAAATGTTCTAGTTGTAGGATTGAACGAAGAAACAAATTCTGCAGTTGAGGCAATCACCCAAAACGCGAATACTCCAGCTGTAGCAATGACCTTAGAACCAATTTTTCCAGTTGTAACAATGACCGAAGAAGCAAATCCTTCAGTTGCAACAGTGACCGAGGAAACGACTGCTCCTGTTTGCACAGTGaccgaagaagcaaaagaatgaaataaaagtGTTTTAATGCACATGATTTATTCAGAAAATGTCTTACTCTTTAGCATCTATAGCATAACTCCCGCCGTGCTCGATGACGCGTTCTGTCCGACACGATTACTTTGCATCCGGTTCGCCTGAATGTAGCGCATTTTGCACTCCTCCAGATCCTTGATGCGCGATTTGACGTGCTGAATGCGGTGCCACGCCATCTGCAGCACTTTGGCGGAGGCGTACCCGGAACCTTCGTGCGGCTGCCCGGTGGACACTTGCGTGAGATAGTTGATCTGTTCCGACAGCTTCGTCTCGACGTTGTTGAGCGACTTCAGGAACTGGTTCACGTTTGTTTCCGTCGCCTTTTGGCTTGTTTTTTCCTTGCTCAGCTCCATCAGTGCCGCTCCTGTAATGGAAAGCGCGGGGGGGTGGTGTCAACAACCTTCAGCTAATAATGCTGGCATC
Coding sequences within:
- the LOC120901991 gene encoding pre-mRNA-splicing factor CWC22 homolog gives rise to the protein MPDIEENPVTKPADEPVKEKDDEAPPTKADEVRASRSASPPANRLKSVVTRRKDPIEEGELPSDRSCSRSRSRSYLDVDRKQDSRSRRHERHHRSRSRRRTPSRSRSRSRSRSRSRSRRRRGNRRRGRSRSDSRGRSYSRSRSRSRSRDRHRNSRRDNDAHRRREDAGRDNENRNKPERKEEGDESLLRNEKPAIRKTVDLLTSKTGGAYIPPAKLRMMQAEITDKSSAAYQRISWEALKKSIHGFINKVNVDNIGVITRELLRENIIRGRGLLCRSIVQAQAASPTFTHVYAALVAIINSKFPNIGELLLHRLVIQFKRGFRRNDKSICLSASRFVAHLVNQRVAHEILALEILTLLVENPTDDSVEVAIAFLKEVGQKLTEVSGKGINAIFEMLKNILHEGKLDKRVQYMIEVVFQIRKDGFKDHVAVIDALELVEEDDQFTHLIMLDEATDTQDILNVFKVDPEYEINETKYKEISREILGSDAEDDEDGDKSGDSSSGDSDDSDDDEGDSDSDDGDNAKQKQDTIIDNTETNLIALRRTIYLTIHSSLDYEECAHKLMKMELKPGQEQELCHMFLDCCAEQRTYEKFYGLLAQRFCMINKIYIAPFEQIFHDTYTTTHRLDTNRLRNVSKFFAHLLFTDSIGWDVLQCIRLNEEDTTSSSRIFIKILFQELAEYMGLFKLNARLKDPTLQEPFSGLFPRDNPKNTRFAINYFTSIGLGGLTDELREFLKHAPKPVVQPLPAPVASSGSSDSDSSSSDSDSDSTSSDSSSSSSSDSDSDSSSSESEKEASKRKRRKNKEKESMSKKKKSEKQKQSDKKTKHKRDDRADKKEKHRKRAQEEDEEEEEDNRKEKGSRRHEKHTAGRYPNEHEDRPQRRRDEDTDYDRSREKHARQHREEPPEQDVYYRRERDRDQERDRDRGRDRGLDRDRERDRDRERDRDRGQDRERERERERERERVPNRNREQYKDHDREYDRRERDHRERRQERR
- the LOC120899886 gene encoding nuclear fragile X mental retardation-interacting protein 1, with the translated sequence MQAKRAPPYIAMAEEKFVLPSPRFQDEVKKGLDSFSRHLNPHFSTPNGMLLPSSKQPPPMFGPRGSTVPAQFLNNPRKRPASGPHRYPGPGTYRQNQPGGINQNQRNNQGAGFKNKAGGPNHRSPRPPNNGLEKDVKPELLVLDWKLWCEGCDVNCRSEEEFEQHKANHAPCTVPGCTFVGHPMIMKRHGRQVHSDGGCTKDTIGPSAEEIEQWKEERRKRYPTKQNVILRQQAQEARFNRGERIEEKKDRFPKRNAPVNDDSSMNGPNTTPNGRNANRSKRKRRAKKPAFVAPVEEKTLDRIPFKGTSSLKDYKDPPKNALSMLGDYGTDTDSSCDEEEQASPVVAQKKSLEVSSVEEPTQKPECTLSEGEIEDDGDDAPSTSSAPAAQPVLAPNESQSKGAVKQSITTASKSVDCAVPGGSSSTVVKHPPKQQNKPTRQNNFKDKRARNPNRPLLDYSKLRRSNQNTMLEKLLDADIRHERNVLLQCVRYVLVNKFFGIGQPKEVKASVAIVTEEASVPVEEVTEETTVPVVTLNEEANLPVVTITEEVNVPVVAVADEANVLVVGLNEETNSAVEAITQNANTPAVAMTLEPIFPVVTMTEEANPSVATVTEETTAPVCTVTEEAKE
- the LOC120899887 gene encoding mediator of RNA polymerase II transcription subunit 11; this encodes MTAIDKIQALDLIEKELIMCLQSAGAALMELSKEKTSQKATETNVNQFLKSLNNVETKLSEQINYLTQVSTGQPHEGSGYASAKVLQMAWHRIQHVKSRIKDLEECKMRYIQANRMQSNRVGQNASSSTAGVML